One Armatimonadia bacterium DNA window includes the following coding sequences:
- a CDS encoding ATP-binding protein, whose product MRIASRLALSFGMLSVLSVMLLGGLVNFLLDRRFTDYLGRGQQQRRSAIADDLAALYRENGGWPTQPPRPDGRRRGMGPDDVIVVDDTGKEVMRAGRPDFHRGRPEVTIPIQVSGRRVGTAYARLAGPMWGMSPAEADFRRQINDSILRAGLSSALLVVLACWLVARSLARPLGRLARSAEVLGSGDLTVRANLKGRDEIGQLGRAFDAMAERLQEAEVLRRQFTADIAHELRTPLSAVRGYLEGMQDGVLAPDEETLEACHRETMRLVDLVQDLQTLATSDAGGMKLALEEVDLREAVQQAVKAISSASPEAKVELVLPAEEVDCSALVDDELFQRAVRNLLVNACKYSPAGAPVTVRLTCHPGELSLQVRDRGVGISPEDLPRIFDRFYRADPSRTRSTGGSGLGLTLARSIAKLHGGDLRAASEPGKGSLFTLTLPRRTASRQPE is encoded by the coding sequence ATGAGGATCGCGTCTAGGCTGGCCTTGTCCTTCGGCATGCTCTCGGTCCTGTCGGTGATGCTCCTCGGCGGGCTGGTCAACTTCCTCCTCGATCGGCGCTTCACGGACTACCTGGGTCGTGGACAGCAGCAACGCAGGTCGGCGATCGCGGACGACCTTGCCGCGCTGTACAGGGAGAACGGTGGCTGGCCCACTCAGCCACCCAGACCAGACGGCCGGCGTCGCGGGATGGGCCCCGACGATGTGATCGTCGTCGACGACACCGGCAAGGAAGTGATGCGAGCAGGCAGGCCAGACTTCCACCGGGGCCGGCCGGAGGTGACGATCCCCATCCAGGTCTCCGGCAGGCGCGTGGGTACAGCCTATGCACGTCTGGCCGGGCCGATGTGGGGTATGTCGCCGGCAGAGGCTGATTTCCGCAGGCAGATCAACGATTCCATTCTTCGAGCAGGGCTGTCCTCAGCGCTGCTTGTGGTGCTGGCGTGCTGGCTGGTCGCCCGAAGTCTGGCACGCCCTCTCGGGCGTCTGGCACGGTCGGCGGAGGTCTTAGGTAGCGGCGATCTGACGGTGCGAGCAAACCTGAAGGGCAGAGACGAGATCGGACAGCTCGGCCGGGCCTTCGACGCGATGGCCGAGCGGCTTCAGGAAGCGGAGGTTCTGCGCAGGCAATTCACCGCCGACATCGCCCACGAACTGCGCACCCCACTGTCGGCGGTGCGCGGCTACCTCGAGGGCATGCAGGACGGCGTCCTCGCCCCGGACGAGGAGACTCTGGAGGCGTGTCACCGCGAGACGATGCGCCTGGTGGACTTGGTGCAGGACCTGCAGACTCTCGCGACCTCGGACGCCGGAGGGATGAAACTGGCCCTGGAGGAGGTGGACCTGCGCGAGGCGGTGCAGCAGGCGGTCAAGGCCATCTCCTCAGCCTCCCCGGAGGCGAAGGTCGAGCTTGTGCTCCCCGCCGAGGAGGTCGACTGCAGCGCCCTGGTGGACGACGAGCTGTTCCAGAGGGCCGTGCGCAACCTGCTGGTGAATGCGTGCAAGTACAGCCCGGCGGGAGCTCCGGTGACGGTCCGCCTGACCTGCCATCCCGGGGAGCTCTCGCTTCAGGTTCGCGATCGGGGTGTCGGCATCTCACCGGAGGATTTGCCGCGGATCTTCGACCGCTTCTACCGCGCCGACCCTTCGCGCACTCGGTCGACAGGCGGCTCCGGCCTGGGCCTCACCCTGGCTCGCAGTATCGCAAAGCTCCATGGCGGCGACCTCCGGGCAGCCAGTGAGCCGGGGAAGGGATCGCTCTTCACCCTCACGCTGCCACGAAGGACGGCTTCGCGACAGCCCGAGTAA